CCTGCCACGGCCCGATAGGTATCATATTGCCCCATTTCCAGCTTGGCAAACGAGCGATCCAGCGTGGTGCGGGTTCGGAAATCGGCCCAGCCTGCCGTTGCCAGATTGCCTTTATCACTCGTGTAAGGGCCTTTTTTAAAATCGACGCTTTCAACCAGTTCAGGAATCACAAAGTGTAGATCGGCGTAGCCTTGCCCATGCGCATGCGACACCATATTAACCGGCATCCCATCGACCGTCAGGCGAATATCAGTACCGTGATCCAGGTCAAAACCCCGCAGAAAAATTTGCTCCGCCTTGCCTCCACCCGCGTGCTGCCCGATAAACAGGCCCGGTACCAGCCGTAGAATCTCCTGAGAGTTTGTAATGGGCCGCAAACGAATGTCCAGACTACTGATAAGTTGCTGTGTATTGGCTTTCAGGGCCGACACCGTTACTGAACTCAGATTTACCGGGGCTACCGTCAATGCCGTCTGAACGTGCGTCGTCTGGTCGTCCGTAATGGCAATTTCCTGGGTAACCGTTCCATACCCAATGTGCGAGAACTCAACTTTGTAAGGCGATGCGACCAGACCATCGAAACGATAACGGCCCAGCTCATCGGTCAGTGTGGCTTTGCCCAGACCTACCAATTGGACGGTAACATCCCGTAGGGGTAAATGCGTGTTGCCATCAAACACGATACCCGTAAGCGTACCCAGGTGAGCATAAGCAACCTGTAATGTCAACAATCCGATAATAAGTGTCGTGAGTATATTTTTCGCCATCATTTTCATAAGCCTCTACGCTGTTGGTAACGGTTTTGCGGGCCTTGCCCGCCAGGTTAGGTAAAGCGACAGCAAAGCTAATATGATAAGGCCATACGGAGCATAACTGGCAATAACTTCAATCGCTTCTGTCAGCAGATTAGGCTGACCTGATATGCGCTCAGCAAGCCAGCCGAGGGCGGCAATACCTGACAGAAAAGCGCCTGACCGCCGGACGACGGTGTAGACGGGTGTACGACTCAGAAGCATCAGCCAGGGAATCACTACCAGGATGATGGTCAACTGCATCAGTTCAATGCCCAGATTGAAGCCCAGAATACTCAGCGCCATCGGACCTGCATCGAGTTGTAGGTTTGCCAGGGTACTGGCAAACGCCAGTCCATGAACCAGTCCAAACCCAGCCGCGACCCAGGCTTCACGACCGAAAAAAACAGGTCGGACAGCGTGAATAGCCGATACCAGAATCGATACGACAATCAGGATTTCAACGGGTTGCGATGCTAACCGAACCCAGCCAATTGAGCCTGCCAGTAAGGTGATGGAATGCCCGATGGTAAATGCCGTTACAATCAGCAGCAACCGTTTCAGGCTGTAGCGAACTCCGCCAAATTGCCCCCAACGTTGCCCGACTACCACAAGTGGCGCAGGCAGTAGCAGAACAAGTAAAAATAATAAATGATCGGTGCCTTCGGCAATGTGCTGGGTGCCTAGTTTGATCATGGCCATAAAGCCCGTCCAGAAACTACCCGATGCCAGGTTGACCGGGAGTGGCAGAATGCGGTTGTTCACAATGTCCAGACTGATTTCGCCCACCTGAACCGGTTCGGTTTCGGCCAGTTGCCCACATTCCCAGTCCTGACGTACCGACACCAGAATTTTGTGGGTCATCACCTGATGTAACACTGCATCGTACTGAAACGTAAACTGCCGGACATCACTTCCCGCCGGAGGAACTAGCTGCACCTGCGCCGTCAGCTCGCGGTATACGCCGGTAATTGGATTCTGGCTTTCGTGAGCGGTTAGCTCCCCGACCGATACTGACCAGAAGCGCCCATCGGGGCTTTGCGGGCGAATGTGCGATTTGAGATAATCCCGCAGTTGAGGCCCCAGCCGCTCCACTAGCCCTACCGACGAATCGTTGACTGCATGGCCCCAGGCGGATTGTAGTTCGACTAGGGGTATCTGTAGTTCAGCATCGATGCGGTTTACATGGACATTGAGTAGTACTACCGAGTTCGGCATAGGGTGAGCAGTGGCTAAGCGGGGCTGCCCCAGGGTTACTACAAGTAGGCTGATGCCCAACAGCCAGTTGGATAGACGACTGCTGAGACGGCCTGATTTATTTGTTGGCAAAAGCTTTATAGACATTGTATTGTAGTTGCCGTTCGTTTGGTCATCAGTGAAATAAACGGCTGTATTTGGAACAATTATCTTCCCATCAATCCTAGTTGCCACCGTAATCACCGGAGTGATCGCGCCACACGGAGTGAGAGTGGGGTGTATTTTTGATGATGACTCCGCCCTGATACGAAAACTCGATCCAGACACTCGGCCCATCAACCCGAACATAGTCCCCCTGCGAACTCATGGCCGTTGTGCCTGAATACGAAATGTACGTATTGGCCAGCTCTGAAGTGTATTTGGTCAATATAGCCGCTGATGTCGTGGCGTCCAGGTCATTGACGTAGAGCTTGATGGCTTTGAGTACCAGGGCCTGCTTGTCGCTACTCAGGGTGCCCACCTGCAACCCCGACTTGGTTGCTGGAAACTTACCATCCTGCCCCGGTCCTAGTACCAGGTCGTTGTAAGAACCCGACAGTTTGGCTGTTGTCTGCTCGGTGGTGCTCAGCCCGGTCAGCATGGCTGCGAAAGCGACACGCTCCTGCTCAAAGGCCTGGTAGGTACGGCTGGCTGCGGTAACGGCAGCCTGTGGCTCAGTACCCCGGAAGGCAGGGGTAACCCCAGTAACGGCCCCAGCATTGAAGGTGATCGGCTGGGTATAGTGGTGACCCGTAAACAGAATAGCCCATAAACTACTGGTGCTTGGTGTGCCCAGAAACGAGATGTAGTAATTGCCGGCTCCATAAGTAGAACCTCCACCGATGGAATTAAGGTAATCATCGGCAACTAGATTGCCAATCATCTCATCATATCCTTCGTCGGTAGTGCCCAACGTCAGTACAGCGACCATCAGGTTACGGAAAGCGGCCAGTTGCGTGTCGCTAAGCGAACCCAGGTTAATGCCAATCCGGGCCGACATGCCTGCGGGCAGGTTTGACCATTTCTGAGCATTGGTTTTGGAATACGTCAGTTGGGTAGCGGCCAGTTGAGTACTGCTTAGCGTCGCTTTGAAGGCCTCAGCCAGACAGACGATCTGGGCCACGCCCGTCGAATTGCAGGTTGTCGTGGTGCCGGTGACCGACAGGGCCGTCGTGATGGAGCTGGAATTACTCGTTGTGGAACCTGTAGTAGTACCGGTCGATGTGCCCGTGGATGTACTGGTTGAGTTGGTGGCGTCAACATCGGATGATTTACAGCCTTCGAAGAGGTTGCCGAAGCCAAGCAGCAAGAGCAGGAGAATCGATATGTTTTTGCGTTTCATACTGAAAGTTGAGCAGCGTTTGCTCAGTGCCTACGTGTTTACTACCGAGTACTTATAACCATGAATCGCTGTTGCACAACCCATGCCGTGTTGGGGTAAAGAGCTGGAAAGTTGTGGCGAACAGCCTCTTTTGTGATTCATCCGTCTGTAGTGATTGCCAACCAGATGAATGAATTATGGGACAAAAGTCATGTGCAAAAGCCGGGTAGCGGAAAAAGAGTGGTTAGCTCTATTGGTTTGGGGGTAATTGCGCTGACTTTGTGATGAATAAGGAATTTTCCGGGGTTAAATCGCTGGTTTTCAGCTACAGCACAAGGGCGCGATGGGCACAAAGAATAGGGATTAAATTCCATTCTTTACGCACATCGCGCCCTCGCGTTTATAGTCTGTCTATTTCATGAAAAGGCTGAAAAACTCCTTTTCGTAGCTGCTGCCAATGGGAATTTCTTCATCGTCGATCAGGATCATTTTGCTGCGGATGGCCTCAATTTTACCAAGAGCTACAATAAACGACCGGTGAACACGAGTGAATTTTCCGGCTGGTAATTCGTCCAGTATGGCTTTTAGGGTAAGACGTAAAACGATGGTCTTTCCATGCTGCAGATGGATTTTGAGGTAATTATCCAGACCCTCTATGAAGAAAATATCGGCGATGGTCACTTTCACCAACCCGTAATCGGCCCGAAAGAAAAGGTGCGTACGCTCGGTGTTGCCTGTGTTTTCACCGGAGAGTTGTTTGAGCGCTCGCCATCGGGTTTGCGCT
This window of the Spirosoma aerolatum genome carries:
- a CDS encoding HupE/UreJ family protein — protein: MSIKLLPTNKSGRLSSRLSNWLLGISLLVVTLGQPRLATAHPMPNSVVLLNVHVNRIDAELQIPLVELQSAWGHAVNDSSVGLVERLGPQLRDYLKSHIRPQSPDGRFWSVSVGELTAHESQNPITGVYRELTAQVQLVPPAGSDVRQFTFQYDAVLHQVMTHKILVSVRQDWECGQLAETEPVQVGEISLDIVNNRILPLPVNLASGSFWTGFMAMIKLGTQHIAEGTDHLLFLLVLLLPAPLVVVGQRWGQFGGVRYSLKRLLLIVTAFTIGHSITLLAGSIGWVRLASQPVEILIVVSILVSAIHAVRPVFFGREAWVAAGFGLVHGLAFASTLANLQLDAGPMALSILGFNLGIELMQLTIILVVIPWLMLLSRTPVYTVVRRSGAFLSGIAALGWLAERISGQPNLLTEAIEVIASYAPYGLIILALLSLYLTWRARPAKPLPTA
- a CDS encoding DUF3500 domain-containing protein, with translation MKRKNISILLLLLLGFGNLFEGCKSSDVDATNSTSTSTGTSTGTTTGSTTSNSSSITTALSVTGTTTTCNSTGVAQIVCLAEAFKATLSSTQLAATQLTYSKTNAQKWSNLPAGMSARIGINLGSLSDTQLAAFRNLMVAVLTLGTTDEGYDEMIGNLVADDYLNSIGGGSTYGAGNYYISFLGTPSTSSLWAILFTGHHYTQPITFNAGAVTGVTPAFRGTEPQAAVTAASRTYQAFEQERVAFAAMLTGLSTTEQTTAKLSGSYNDLVLGPGQDGKFPATKSGLQVGTLSSDKQALVLKAIKLYVNDLDATTSAAILTKYTSELANTYISYSGTTAMSSQGDYVRVDGPSVWIEFSYQGGVIIKNTPHSHSVWRDHSGDYGGN
- a CDS encoding LytR/AlgR family response regulator transcription factor — translated: MKAIALDDERPALDVIEAFCSRIEAVELAKTFIRTGEARLYLETNPVDLIFLDINMPKESGLDFFKSITQQTLVIFTTAYSEYALESYEVEAVDYLLKPYTFDRFTKAVQRAQTRWRALKQLSGENTGNTERTHLFFRADYGLVKVTIADIFFIEGLDNYLKIHLQHGKTIVLRLTLKAILDELPAGKFTRVHRSFIVALGKIEAIRSKMILIDDEEIPIGSSYEKEFFSLFMK